In Cryptomeria japonica chromosome 10, Sugi_1.0, whole genome shotgun sequence, a genomic segment contains:
- the LOC131052607 gene encoding 5-methyltetrahydropteroyltriglutamate--homocysteine methyltransferase 1: protein MASHVVGYPRMGPKRELKFALESFWDGKSSEAELQKVAKDLRISIWKQMADAGVTYIPSNTFSYYDQVLDTTAMLGAVPSRYGWNGGEIGFDTYFSMARGNAKLPAMEMTKWFDTNYHYIVPELGPETKFRYSSHKAVDEYKEAKQIGIETVPVIVGPLTYLLLSKPAKGVPKFELMSLLDAILPVYKEVLGELKAAGATWVQFDEPSLVMDLEAHHLEALYKAYSFFGGLDGIKLIVETYFADIPIETYKTITKSKAISALGLDLVRGTKTLSHVKTHGFPSDKYLFAGIVDGRNIWATDLAAASTILNDLETAVGKGKVVVSTSCSLLHTAVDLVNETKLDDEIKSWLAFAAQKVVEVVALAKALDGQTDQAYFAANAAAISSRKTSPRVNNEAVQKSAESLKGSDHRRATPVIVRLDEQQKKLNLPVLPTTTIGSFPQTVELRRVRREYKSKKIEELEYIQSIQQEIAKVVKMQEDLDIDVLVHGEPERNDMVEYFGEQLQGFAFTVNGWVQSYGSRCVKPPIIYGDVSRPKPMTVFWSKYAQSLTARPMKGMLTGPVTILNWSFVRNDQPRSETCMQIALAIKEEVEDLEAAGIQVIQIDEAALREGLPLRKAEQVHYLDWAVHGFRITNSSIKDTTQIHTHMCYSNFNDIIHSIIDMDADVITIENSRSDEKLLSVFREGVKYGAGIGPGVYDIHSPRIPDTEEIADRVRKMLAVLETNILWVNPDCGLKTRKYGEVVPALTNMVAAAKLLRSELASAE from the exons ATGGCTTCCCATGTGGTTGGTTATCCTCGAATGGGTCCCAAGAGAGAGCTGAAATTTGCATTGGAGTCATTCTGGGATGGCAAGAGCAGTGAAGCAGAGTTGCAAAAGGTGGCCAAGGATTTGAGAATTTCAATATGGAAGCAAATGGCTGATGCTGGGGTGACGTATATCCCAAGCAACACCTTCTCCTACTACGATCAGGTGCTTGATACCACTGCAATGCTTGGGGCTGTTCCTTCCAGGTATGGGTGGAACGGTGGAGAAATTGGATTTGACACCTACTTCTCTATGGCCCGTGGTAATGCCAAGCTGCCTGCCATGGAGATGACCAAGTGGTTTGATACCAACTA CCACTACATTGTTCCAGAGCTGGGACCAGAAACTAAATTCAGATACTCCTCACATAAAGCCGTTGACGAGTACAAGGAAGCCAAACAG ATTGGCATTGAGACTGTGCCTGTCATTGTAGGACCATTGACATACTTGCTGTTATCCAAGCCTGCAAAGGGTGTTCCTAAATTTGAGCTCATGTCTCTGCTGGATGCAATTCTTCCAGTCTACAA AGAAGTTCTTGGCGAGTTAAAGGCAGCTGGGGCAACGTGGGTGCAATTCGATGAGCCCTCACTTGTTATGGACCTTGAGGCTCACCACTTAGAGGCCTTATATAAGGCTTATTCTTTCTTTGGAGGACTAGATGGAATCAAATTGATTGTTGAGACATACTTTGCTGATATTCCAATTGAGACTTACAA GACCATTACTAAATCAAAAGCTATATCTGCTCTTGGGTTGGATCTAGTACGTGGAACAAAAACACTCAGCCACGTCAAAACTCATGGCTTTCCTAGTGATAAATATCTGTTTGCTGGAATTGTTGATGGGCGGAATATCTGGGCAACAGACCTGGCAGCAGCATCTACCATTTTGAACGATCTGGAAACTGCAGTCGGTAAAG GCAAAGTAGTAGTTTCTACTTCCTGCTCTCTTCTTCATACGGCAGTAGATTTAGTGAATGAGACaaaacttgatgatgagatcaaatCCTGGCTTGCATTTGCTGCACAAAAAGTAGTTGAGGTAGTTGCTCTGGCTAAAGCATTGGATGGCCAAACAGATCAG GCATACTTTGCTGCTAACGCAGCTGCTATATCTTCAAGGAAGACGTCTCCCAGAGTGAACAATGAGGCAGTCCAAAAATCT GCTGAATCTCTTAAGGGCTCTGATCATCGGCGTGCAACTCCTGTAATAGTGCGTTTAGATGAACAACAAAAGAAGTTGAACCTACCAGTCCTTCCAACTACAACTATTGGCTCTTTTCCTCAAACAGTGGAACTTCGGAGAGTTCGCCGTGAATATAAATCAAAAAA GATTGAAGAGCTTGAATATATTCAATCGATCCAACAGGAGATTGCCAAAGTGGTTAAGATGCAGGAAGATCTCGACATCGATGTTCTTGTTCATGGTGAACCCGAG AGAAACGATATGGTAGAGTATTTTGGAGAACAGCTTCAGGGATTTGCCTTTACAGTTAATGGTTGGGTACAGTCTTATGGTTCTCGGTGTGTGAAGCCACCAATTATCTATGGTGATGTCAGCCGCCCAAAGCCGATGACTGTATTTTGGTCAAAGTATGCCCAAAGTCTTACTGCCCGCCCCATGAAGGGAATGCTTACTGGTCCTGTTACGATTCTGAACTGGTCCTTTGTAAGAAATGATCAGCCCAG GTCGGAAACCTGCATGCAAATCGCTTTAGCCATCAAGGAAGAGGTTGAAGATTTAGAGGCAGCTGGGATTCAG GTAATCCAGATTGATGAGGCAGCTCTAAGGGAAGGATTACCTTTACGGAAGGCAGAGCAGGTTCACTACCTTGACTGGGCTGTTCATGGTTTCCGAATCACCAACAGTAGTATAAAGGACACTACCCAG ATCCACACTCACATGTGCTACTCAAATTTTAACGACATCATCCATTCCATCATTGATATGGATGCTGATGTCATTACTATTGAGAATTCCCGTTCTGATGAGAAATTACTATCAGTTTTCCGTGAGGGTGTGAAATATGGGGCTGGGATTGGACCTGGTGTTTATGATATACACtctcctcgcatcccagatacaGAAGAGATTGCAGACCGTGTCCGCAAG ATGCTTGCTGTGTTGGAAACAAACATCCTATGGGTCAATCCAGACTGTGGTTTGAAAACCAGGAAGTACGGTGAAGTTGTTCCGGCTTTAACAAATATGGTTGCAGCTGCAAAGTTGCTGCGATCTGAACTAGCCAGTGCAGAGTGA